The proteins below come from a single Miscanthus floridulus cultivar M001 chromosome 1, ASM1932011v1, whole genome shotgun sequence genomic window:
- the LOC136499791 gene encoding non-specific lipid transfer protein GPI-anchored 2-like — translation MALTVPTAALVVLAVAATLALQPRASAQISAPPLGAPAPSSLDCTGALLNLTPCLTYVERRSALTRPDKGCCGALAAVVGGDDAPCLCALLGGYYGGAHGARVDTVRTLALPTICRVDAPPPRLCAALGMPVAEPPGGAADAPTDSGSDAPSTTPATVAANGGPATRPRASTLPYLVSALWHGCLIILSTMLLL, via the exons ATGGCTCTGACGGTGCCAACAGCGGCGCTGGTCGTCCTCGCCGTCGCGGCCACGCTGGCCCTGCAGCCGCGAGCGAGCGCGCAGATATCAGCCCCGCCCTTGGGCGCCCCCGCGCCGTCGTCGCTGGACTGCACGGGCGCGCTGCTGAACCTGACGCCGTGCCTGACGTACGTGGAGCGCCGCAGCGCGCTGACGCGGCCGGACAAGGGCTGCTGCGGGGCGCTCGCGGCCGTCGTGGGCGGTGACGACGCCCCCTGCCTGTGCGCGCTCCTCGGCGGGTACTACGGCGGCGCGCACGGCGCCCGCGTCGACACCGTGCGCACCCTCGCGCTGCCCACCATCTGCCGCGTGGACGCGCCGCCGCCCAGGCTCTGCGCCGCGCTCGGCATGCCCGTCGCCGAGCCGCCGGGCGGAGCCGCCGACGCGCCGACGGACTCAG GTTCCGACGCGCCGTCGACCACACCGGCAACGGTGGCCGCGAACGGCGGCCCGGCGACGCGCCCGCGAGCCTCGACACTGCCGTACCTGGTGTCTGCTCTCTGGCACGGCTGTCTCATCATCCTCTCCACCATGCTGCTGCTGTAA